Below is a genomic region from Pseudomonas berkeleyensis.
TGCCCGACCAGCTCACGGGCAGTGGCCAAGCCCAGGCCGGAGGCGCCGCCACTGATCAGGAATACCGATTCGTCGATACGCATGCTCAACCTCTGTGATTGTTGTGCGGTGAGATTGACAGGCAGATTTGCACAGGTTTACGTTAACGTAAAGGTAAACGAGCAATGACCATGGCAACCACCTACTCCATCTCCGACCTGGCCCGCGAACTGGACATCACCACGCGTGCCATCCGCTTCTACGAGGAGCAAGGCATGCTCGCCCCCGAGCGGCGCGGCCAGGAGCGCGTCTACAGTGCCAAGGACAAGGTGACGCTGAAACTCATCCTGCGTGGCAAGCGCATCGGTTTTTCGCTGGCCGAATGCCGCGAGCTGATCGAGCTTTACGACCCGGAAACCGGCAGCCGCAAGCAGCTGGAGACCTTCATGGGCAAGATCGCCGAACGCCGCCTGCAGCTTGAACAGCAGTTGCTGGATATCCAGCAGATGCAGCTGGAACTGGATACCGCCGAGGAGCGTTGCCTCGCCGCCTTGGCCGAAACTCAAGCGTAGGGTGCGCCATGCGCACCGCCCCACAACAAGAACAACAGCAGGTGAACCCATGAGCTACCCCACTCTCAACTTCGGCCTCGGCGAAACCCTCGACATGCTGCGCGACTCGGTGCACCAGTTCGCCCAGAACGAGCTGGCGCCGCGCGCCGCGCAGATCGACCGTGACAACGAGTTCCCCATGGACATGTGGCGCAAGTTCGGCGACATGGGCCTGCTCGGCATGACGGTCAAGGAGGAATACGGCGGCACCGACATGGGTTACCTGGCGCATGTGCTGGCCATGGAGGAAATCAGCCGCGCCTCGGCCTCGGTGGGGCTGTCCTACGGCGCGCATTCGAACCTGTGCGTCAACCAGATCCACAAGAACGGCAGCGAAGCGCAGAAGCAGAAATACCTGCCCAAGCTGTGCTCCGGCGAGCATATCGGCGCCCTGGCCATGAGCGAGCCCAATGCCGGCTCCGACGTGGTGTCGATGAAGCTGCGCGCGGAAAAACGCGGCGACCACTACGTGCTCAACGGCAACAAGATGTGGATCACCAACGGCCCTGACGCCCACACCTACGTGATCTACGCCAAGACCGATATCAACGCCGGCTCGCGCGGCATGACTGCCTTTATCGTCGAGCGCGACTTCAAGGGTTTCTCTCGCCACCAGAAGCTGGACAAGCTGGGCATGCGCGGCTCCAACACCTGCGAACTGCTGTTCGAGGACTGCGAAGTACCGGAAGAGAACATCCTGGGCGTCGAGGGTGGTGGCGTGCGCGTGCTGATGAGCGGCCTGGACTACGAGCGCACCGTGCTCTCCGGCGGCCCCACTGGGATCATGAGCGCCTGCATGGACGTGGTGCTGCCTTACGTGCACGAGCGCCAGCAGTTCAAGCAGTCCATCGGCGAATTCCAACTGGTGCAAGGCAAGCTGGCCGACATGTACGCC
It encodes:
- a CDS encoding MerR family transcriptional regulator — encoded protein: MATTYSISDLARELDITTRAIRFYEEQGMLAPERRGQERVYSAKDKVTLKLILRGKRIGFSLAECRELIELYDPETGSRKQLETFMGKIAERRLQLEQQLLDIQQMQLELDTAEERCLAALAETQA
- a CDS encoding isovaleryl-CoA dehydrogenase, which produces MSYPTLNFGLGETLDMLRDSVHQFAQNELAPRAAQIDRDNEFPMDMWRKFGDMGLLGMTVKEEYGGTDMGYLAHVLAMEEISRASASVGLSYGAHSNLCVNQIHKNGSEAQKQKYLPKLCSGEHIGALAMSEPNAGSDVVSMKLRAEKRGDHYVLNGNKMWITNGPDAHTYVIYAKTDINAGSRGMTAFIVERDFKGFSRHQKLDKLGMRGSNTCELLFEDCEVPEENILGVEGGGVRVLMSGLDYERTVLSGGPTGIMSACMDVVLPYVHERQQFKQSIGEFQLVQGKLADMYAGMNASKSYLYNVAKACDRGEESRKDAAAVILYTAEMATKMALDTIQLLGGNGYTNEYPAGRLLRDAKLYEIGAGTSEIRRMLIGRELFNETK